One region of Exiguobacterium acetylicum genomic DNA includes:
- a CDS encoding peptide ABC transporter substrate-binding protein produces the protein MKKKSFALATSVALVSSAFLAACSTTDSGDKSGDTGSDKKSSDQTLNLIEGSDIPTLNPTTSTDSVSFNVLNNTMEGLYRLDDKQQPTPGIAESHTVSKDKKTYTFKLRDAKWSDGTPITAKDFEYAWKEVLNPENASQYAYVFYNIVGAEEYNTKKGDRDAVGVKAVDDKTFEVKLKAPADYFLGLTGFGPFMPKSEELSKKIGKDFGSTADKSLYNGPFKLTEWTREQGWKMVKNDNYWDKDAVKLKTINVKVVKEVATGVNLYEKGDIDRTGLTSEFVAQFKDNKEFKTKGESTIFYLYLNTKVKALDNEKIRRAIDMGYDKKGITDVILANGSLPANYLVPKDFAKDADGKDFRDKYPGFNEYNADEAKKLWEEGLKEIGQKSVDLELLNYDSDDSKKIGEFLKGELEKNLPGMKVTIKQQPFKNKLDLENKGDFQFSLAGWGPDYQDPMTFLDLFLTDGPYNRGKWSNEEYDKLIKDAQTQTDATKRWSELQEAEKILLESAAISPVYQRGRAFLVKPYVKGVVEHNFGADFSYKWASIEGK, from the coding sequence ATGAAGAAGAAAAGTTTTGCTTTAGCTACATCGGTAGCTCTCGTATCAAGTGCGTTCCTCGCAGCTTGTTCGACAACGGATTCAGGCGACAAATCGGGCGACACAGGTTCAGACAAAAAATCTAGTGATCAAACACTTAACTTGATCGAAGGTTCGGATATCCCGACACTTAACCCGACGACTTCAACAGACTCGGTTTCATTCAACGTGTTGAACAACACGATGGAAGGTCTTTACCGTCTTGATGACAAACAGCAACCAACACCAGGTATCGCTGAAAGTCATACAGTATCAAAAGACAAAAAGACATACACGTTTAAATTACGTGATGCGAAATGGTCTGACGGTACACCAATCACAGCTAAAGACTTTGAATATGCATGGAAAGAAGTTCTCAACCCAGAGAACGCTTCACAGTATGCATATGTCTTCTATAACATCGTAGGTGCAGAAGAGTACAACACGAAAAAAGGTGATCGTGATGCTGTCGGCGTTAAAGCAGTCGACGACAAAACGTTCGAAGTTAAGTTAAAAGCACCTGCAGATTACTTCCTCGGACTCACTGGATTCGGTCCATTCATGCCGAAATCAGAAGAACTCTCGAAGAAAATCGGAAAAGACTTCGGTTCGACTGCAGACAAGTCGCTCTACAACGGACCATTCAAATTAACAGAGTGGACACGTGAGCAAGGCTGGAAAATGGTCAAAAACGATAACTACTGGGATAAAGATGCCGTTAAACTGAAAACGATCAACGTTAAGGTCGTTAAAGAAGTTGCAACTGGTGTTAACCTTTACGAAAAAGGTGACATCGATCGCACAGGTTTAACATCTGAGTTCGTTGCCCAGTTCAAAGATAATAAAGAATTCAAAACAAAAGGTGAATCAACAATCTTCTACCTCTACCTCAACACGAAGGTAAAAGCGCTTGATAACGAAAAAATCCGTCGCGCAATCGACATGGGTTACGATAAAAAAGGAATCACGGATGTCATCCTCGCAAACGGATCACTTCCAGCGAACTATCTCGTACCAAAAGATTTCGCGAAAGATGCTGACGGGAAAGATTTCCGCGACAAGTATCCTGGATTCAACGAATACAATGCAGACGAAGCGAAAAAACTCTGGGAAGAGGGCTTAAAGGAAATCGGTCAAAAATCGGTTGATCTTGAACTCTTGAACTACGATAGCGATGATTCGAAAAAAATCGGTGAGTTCTTGAAAGGTGAACTTGAGAAAAACCTTCCAGGTATGAAGGTCACAATCAAACAACAACCATTCAAAAACAAACTTGATCTTGAAAACAAAGGGGACTTCCAATTCTCGCTCGCGGGCTGGGGACCTGACTACCAAGATCCGATGACATTCCTCGATCTCTTCTTGACAGACGGACCATACAACCGTGGTAAGTGGTCAAATGAAGAGTATGATAAACTCATCAAAGATGCTCAAACACAAACAGATGCAACGAAACGTTGGTCTGAATTGCAAGAAGCTGAGAAAATTCTTCTCGAATCTGCAGCGATCTCACCTGTTTATCAGCGTGGACGTGCATTCCTCGTTAAACCATACGTCAAAGGTGTCGTCGAGCATAACTTCGGCGCAGACTTCTCGTACAAATGGGCTTCGATCGAAGGTAAATAA
- a CDS encoding DUF3899 domain-containing protein: MRSTYFRPVIIAVILVLLYTVWATITDSTHGILYHLSGGLFIGGFLLMAIGFFSNMSANGFFRGMTAGFKKQREAKLREIDGDYYEDDDEEEEVLRKKQNRASARTKPYISSGIIFIIVSLIISYF; this comes from the coding sequence ATGCGATCGACCTATTTCCGACCGGTCATCATTGCGGTCATTTTAGTCTTACTTTATACGGTATGGGCGACTATCACCGATTCGACGCACGGGATTTTGTATCATCTATCTGGTGGATTATTCATTGGAGGCTTTTTGCTTATGGCAATCGGATTCTTTTCCAACATGTCGGCTAACGGCTTCTTCCGTGGCATGACAGCCGGATTTAAAAAACAACGAGAAGCGAAGCTTCGAGAGATTGATGGCGATTACTACGAAGATGATGACGAAGAGGAAGAAGTCCTCCGTAAAAAGCAAAACCGGGCTTCTGCCCGAACGAAACCCTATATTTCTAGCGGTATTATCTTCATCATCGTATCGCTGATCATCTCTTACTTTTAA
- the trpS gene encoding tryptophan--tRNA ligase has translation MKTIFSGIKPTGTVTLGNYLGAMKHFVNLQDGHDAYYCVVDLHSITVDIDRVELMNNTRALAALYIASGLNPEKSTIFVQSEVKAHAQLGWMLTCLSGMGELERMTQYKDKSQGKERIGAGLFVYPTLMAADILLYDAELVPVGDDQKQHIELTRDLAQRFNSRYYETFTLPEPIIAESGARIMSLTTPDKKMSKSDQNPKGFISMLDAPDVIRKKVKSAVTDSEGIVKFDRENKPGVSNLLEIYSLLAGISIPDLEAKYEGSNYGTFKADVAEAIIAELEPIQQRYYELIDSEELDQILDAGRDRAEAVAAKKLAKIEKAMGLQRKRAKVKK, from the coding sequence ATGAAAACGATTTTCTCAGGTATCAAACCAACAGGAACAGTGACACTCGGAAATTACTTAGGTGCGATGAAACACTTCGTGAACTTACAGGATGGTCATGACGCGTATTATTGCGTCGTCGACTTGCACTCGATCACGGTCGATATCGATCGTGTCGAACTGATGAACAATACACGCGCCCTTGCTGCACTTTATATCGCAAGTGGTCTGAACCCAGAAAAATCAACGATCTTCGTTCAATCAGAAGTCAAAGCGCATGCGCAGCTCGGCTGGATGTTGACGTGTCTCTCCGGGATGGGTGAACTGGAGCGTATGACACAGTATAAAGATAAATCACAAGGAAAAGAGCGGATTGGAGCAGGGTTGTTCGTCTACCCAACACTCATGGCAGCTGATATCCTACTCTATGATGCGGAACTCGTTCCGGTCGGTGATGACCAAAAACAACATATTGAGTTGACGCGTGATCTAGCGCAACGTTTTAATAGCCGCTATTATGAGACGTTCACATTACCAGAACCAATCATCGCTGAATCTGGTGCTCGGATCATGAGCCTGACGACGCCAGACAAAAAGATGTCAAAATCTGATCAGAATCCAAAAGGCTTCATCTCGATGCTTGACGCACCAGATGTCATTCGTAAAAAAGTGAAATCTGCCGTCACGGACTCGGAAGGTATTGTCAAATTCGATCGCGAAAACAAACCAGGTGTGTCGAATTTGCTTGAGATCTACTCCCTACTCGCTGGCATCTCGATTCCAGATCTTGAAGCAAAATACGAAGGCTCAAATTATGGAACATTCAAAGCAGACGTTGCAGAAGCAATCATTGCGGAACTCGAACCGATTCAACAGCGCTACTATGAATTGATTGACTCAGAAGAGCTTGATCAAATTCTCGACGCTGGACGTGACCGCGCAGAAGCAGTCGCCGCAAAAAAACTTGCGAAGATTGAAAAGGCAATGGGCTTACAACGGAAGCGTGCGAAAGTAAAAAAATAA